A section of the Pan paniscus chromosome 11, NHGRI_mPanPan1-v2.0_pri, whole genome shotgun sequence genome encodes:
- the CIMIP2B gene encoding ciliary microtubule inner protein 2B isoform X2, with amino-acid sequence MAVASTFIPGLNPQNPHYIPGYTGHCPLLRFSMGQTYGQVTGQLLRGPPGLAWPPVHRTLLPPIRPPRSPEVPRESLPLRRGQERLSSSMIPGYTGFVPRAQFIFAKNCSQVWAEALSDFTHLHEKQGSEELPKEAKGRKDTEEDQVPEPEGQLEELTLEVVEQASPYSMDDRDPRKFFMSGFTGYVPRARFLFGSSFPVLTNQALQEFGQKHSPGSAQDPKHLPPLPRTYPQNLGLLPNYGGYVPGYKFQFGHTFGHLTHDALGLSTFQKQLLA; translated from the exons ATGGCTGTGGCCAGCACCTTCATACCAGGGCTCAACCCTCAGAACCCTCATTATATCCCAGG GTACACTGGACACTGCCCACTACTTCGGTTCAGCATGGGCCAGACCTATGGGCAGGTGACTGGTCAGCTACTTCGAGGCCCTCCTGGCCTAGCCTGGCCCCCTGTCCACCGCACACTTCTGCCTCCCATTCGGCCTCCAAGATCTCCTGAGGTTCCCAGGGAGAGTCTACCTCTCAGGCGTGGGCAAGAAAGGCTCAGCTCCAGCATGATCCCTGGGTACACAG GTTTTGTACCCCGAGCACAGTTCATCTTTGCCAAGAACTGCAGCCAGGTCTGGGCCGAGGCTCTGAGTGACTTTACTCACTTGCATGAAAAGCAAGGGAGTGAAGAGCTGCCAAAGGAGGCCAAGGGAAGAAAGGACACAGAGGAGGACCAGGTGCCAGAGCCGGAGGGGCAGCTGGAGGAGCTGACACTGGAGGTGGTGGAACAA GCTTCTCCCTACTCCATGGATGACAGGGACCCTCGGAAGTTCTTCATGTCAG GCTTCACCGGCTATGTGCCCCGCGCCCGCTTCCTCTTCGGCTCCAGCTTTCCTGTGCTCACCAACCAGGCACTGCAGGAATTTGGGCAGAAGCACTCACCAGGCAGTGCCCAGGACCCCAAACATCTCCCCCCGCTTCCCAGAACATACCCTCAGAACCTGGGTCTTTTACCTAACTATGGGGGCTACGTGCCAG GGTATAAGTTCCAGTTTGGCCACACATTTGGCCATCTCACCCATGATGCTCTGGGCCTCAGCACCTTCCAGAAGCAGCTCTTGGCTTAG
- the CIMIP2B gene encoding ciliary microtubule inner protein 2B isoform X1 — MAVASTFIPGLNPQNPHYIPGYTGHCPLLRFSMGQTYGQVTGQLLRGPPGLAWPPVHRTLLPPIRPPRSPEVPRESLPLRRGQERLSSSMIPGYTGFVPRAQFIFAKNCSQVWAEALSDFTHLHEKQGSEELPKEAKGRKDTEEDQVPEPEGQLEELTLEVVEQASPYSMDDRDPRKFFMSAFLCSPTRHCRNLGRSTHQAVPRTPNISPRFPEHTLRTWVFYLTMGATCQGISSSLATHLAISPMMLWASAPSRSSSWLRPLDIKFPSLFILSQPSFWKGERWVGGRVGEHKEKMVWRLSTFFINRYNK, encoded by the exons ATGGCTGTGGCCAGCACCTTCATACCAGGGCTCAACCCTCAGAACCCTCATTATATCCCAGG GTACACTGGACACTGCCCACTACTTCGGTTCAGCATGGGCCAGACCTATGGGCAGGTGACTGGTCAGCTACTTCGAGGCCCTCCTGGCCTAGCCTGGCCCCCTGTCCACCGCACACTTCTGCCTCCCATTCGGCCTCCAAGATCTCCTGAGGTTCCCAGGGAGAGTCTACCTCTCAGGCGTGGGCAAGAAAGGCTCAGCTCCAGCATGATCCCTGGGTACACAG GTTTTGTACCCCGAGCACAGTTCATCTTTGCCAAGAACTGCAGCCAGGTCTGGGCCGAGGCTCTGAGTGACTTTACTCACTTGCATGAAAAGCAAGGGAGTGAAGAGCTGCCAAAGGAGGCCAAGGGAAGAAAGGACACAGAGGAGGACCAGGTGCCAGAGCCGGAGGGGCAGCTGGAGGAGCTGACACTGGAGGTGGTGGAACAA GCTTCTCCCTACTCCATGGATGACAGGGACCCTCGGAAGTTCTTCATGTCAG CTTTCCTGTGCTCACCAACCAGGCACTGCAGGAATTTGGGCAGAAGCACTCACCAGGCAGTGCCCAGGACCCCAAACATCTCCCCCCGCTTCCCAGAACATACCCTCAGAACCTGGGTCTTTTACCTAACTATGGGGGCTACGTGCCAG GGTATAAGTTCCAGTTTGGCCACACATTTGGCCATCTCACCCATGATGCTCTGGGCCTCAGCACCTTCCAGAAGCAGCTCTTGGCTTAGGCCCCTGGACATCAAGTTCCCTTCCCTTTTCATCCTATCCCAGCCATCCTTTTGGAAGGGagaaaggtgggtgggtgggagggtgggggaacACAAAGAGAAAATGGTCTGGAGGCTGAGCACCTTTTTTATTAAtaggtataataaataa
- the RUSC2 gene encoding AP-4 complex accessory subunit RUSC2 → MDSPPKLTGETLIVHHIPLVHCQVPDRQCCGGAGGGSGSTRPNPFCPPELGITQPDQDLGQADSLLFSSLHSAPGGTARSIDSTKSRSRDGRGPGAPKRHNPFLLQEGVGEPGLGDLYDDSIGDSATQQSFHLHGTGQPNFHLSSFQLPPSGPRVGRPWGTTRSRAGVVEGQEQEPVMTLDTQQCGTSRCCQPELEAETMELDECGGPGGSGSGGGASDTSGFSFDQEWKLSSDESPRNPGCSGSGAQHCRCSSTSSQSEAADQSMGYVSDSSCNSSDGVLVTFSTLYNKMHGTPRANLNSAPQSCSDSSFCSHSDPGAFYLDLQPSPFESKMSYESHHPESGGREGGCGCPHASSPELDANCNSYRPHCEPCPAVADLTACFQSQARLVVATQNYYKLVTCDLSSQSSPSPAGSSITSCSEEHTKISPPPGPGPDPGPSQPSEYYLFQKPEVQPEEQEAVSSSTQSAAAVGPTVLEGQVYTNTSPPNLSTGRQRSRSYDRSLQRSPPVRLGSLERMLSCPVRLSEGPAAMAGPGSPPRRVTSFAELAKGRKKTGGSGSPPLRVSVGDSSQEFSPIQEAQQDRGAPLDEGTRCSHSLPPMPLGPGMDLLGPEPSPPWSTQVCQGPHSSEMPPAGLRATGQGPLAQLMDPGPALPGSPANSHTQRDARARADGGGTESRPVLRYSKEQRPTTLPIQPFVFQHHFPKQLAKARALHSLSQLYSLSGCSRTQQPAPLAAPAAQVSVPAPSGEPQASTPRATGRGARKAGSEPETSRPSPLGSYSPIRSVGPFGPSTDSSASTSCSPPPEQPTATESLPPWSHSCPPAVRPATSQQPQKEDQKILTLTEYRLHGTGSLPPLGSWRSGLSRAESLARGGGEGSMATRPSNANHLSPQALKWREYRRKNPLGPPGLSGSLDRRSQEAWLARRNPIFEFPGSLSAASHLNCRLNGQAVKPLPLTCPDFQDPFSLTEKPPAEFCLSPDGSSEAISIDLLQKKGLVKAVNIAVDLIVAHFGTSRDPGVKAKLGNSSVSPNVGHLVLKYLCPAVRAVLEDGLKAFVLDVIIGQRKNMPWSVVEASTQLGPSTKVLHGLYNKVSQFPELTSHTMRFNAFILGLLNIRSLEFWFNHLYNHEDIIQTHYQPWGFLSAAHTVCPGLFEELLLLLQPLALLPFSLDLLFQHRLLQSGQQQRQHKELLRVSQDLLLSAHSTLQLARARGQEGPGDVDRAAQGERVKGVGASEGGEEEEEETEEVAEAAGGSGRARWARGGQAGWWYQLMQSSQVYIDGSIEGSRFPRGSSNSSSEKKKGAGGGGPPQAPPPREGVVEGAEACPASEEALGRERGWPFWMGSPPDSVLAELRRSREREGPAAPPAENEEGASEPSPGGIKWGHLFGSRKAQREARPTNRLPSDWLSLDKSMFQLVAQTVGSRREPEPKESLQEPHSPALPSSPPCEVQALCHHLATGPGQLSFHKGDILRVLGRAGGDWLRCSRGPDSGLVPLAYVTLTPTPSPTPGSSQN, encoded by the exons ATGGATAGTCCCCCAAAGCTGACTGGAGAGACCCTCATCGTTCATCACATCCCCCTGGTGCACTGCCAAGTCCCAGACAGGCAGTGCTGTGGAGGGGCAGGTGGAGGTAGTGGGAGCACAAGACCTAATCCCTTCTGCCCACCTGAGCTGGGCATCACCCAGCCCGATCAAGACCTAGGACAAGCTGACTCCCTGCTATTCAGCAGCCTGCACTCTGCTCCAGGAGGAACTGCACGGTCTATAGACAGCACCAAGAGTAGGAGTCGGGATGGAAGAGGCCCTGGAGCCCCCAAACGACACAACCCCTTCTTGCTGCAGGAGGGTGTGGGTGAGCCAGGACTTGGTGACCTGTATGATGACAGCATTGGTGACAGTGCCACCCAGCAGTCCTTCCACCTGCATGGCACTGGCCAGCCCAACTTTCATCTATCCTCTTTCCAGCTGCCACCATCTGGCCCCAGAGTGGGCAGGCCATGGGGGACAACACGCAGTCGGGCTGGAGTGGTGGAAGGGCAGGAACAGGAGCCAGTGATGACCTTGGATACTCAGCAGTGCGGCACCAGCCGCTGCTGCCAGCCAGAGCTGGAAGCAGAGACTATGGAGCTGGATGAGTGtgggggacctggtgggagtgGCAGTGGGGGTGGAGCCAGCGATACCTCTGGCTTTTCCTTTGACCAGGAATGGAAGCTCAGTTCAGATGAATCCCCAAGGAACCCTGGATGCTCCGGCTCAGGGGCCCAGCACTGCCGCTGCAGTAGCACATCCAGTCAGTCCGAGGCAGCTGACCAGTCCATGGGCTATGTGAGCGACTCCTCCTGCAACAGTTCAGATGGTGTGCTGGTCACCTTCAGCACCCTCTACAACAAGATGCATGGCACCCCCCGTGCCAATCTCAACTCTGCCCCACAGTCCTGCAGCGACTCTTCCTTCTGCAGCCACTCAGACCCTGGCGCCTTCTACCTGGATCTGCAGCCCTCCCCATTTGAGTCTAAGATGTCTTATGAGTCCCATCACCCTGAaagtggaggaagggaagggggctGTGGTTGCCCTCATGCCTCTTCTCCTGAGCTTGATGCCAACTGCAACTCCTACCGCCCACACTGTGAGCCATGCCCAGCAGTGGCTGACCTCACAGCCTGCTTCCAAAGCCAGGCCCGTCTTGTTGTGGCCACACAAAATTACTATAAACTTGTCACCTGTGACCTATCTTCCCAATCATCCCCAAGCCCTGCTGGCTCTTCCATCACTAGCTGCTCTGAGGAACACACCAAGATAAGTCCCCCACCAGGCCCTGGCCCAGACCCAGGCCCCAGCCAGCCCTCTGAGTATTACCTATTCCAGAAGCCAGAAGTCCAGCCAGAGGAACAAGAAGCAGTGAGTTCCTCCACCCAATCAGCAGCTGCTGTGGGCCCCACTGTGCTTGAGGGACAAGTATACACGAATACTTCACCCCCCAACCTCAGCACTGGACGTCAGCGCTCCCGCAGCTATGATCGCAGCCTGCAGCGCAGCCCTCCTGTCCGCCTGGGCTCGCTGGAACGTATGTTGAGTTGCCCAGTGCGCTTGAGTGAGGGCCCTGCAGCCATGGCCGGGCCTGGCTCCCCACCCAGGAGGGTCACCTCCTTTGCCGAGCTGGCCAAGGGCCGGAAGAAAACTGGAGGCTCTGGCTCGCCCCCACTTCGTGTGAGTGTTGGGGACTCCTCCCAGGAGTTCTCACCCATCCAAGAAGCCCAGCAAGATCGGGGGGCCCCACTGGATGAGGGCACTCGCTGTAGCCATAGCCTGCCACCCATGcctttggggccaggcatggacCTACTTGGCCCAGAGCCAAGTCCACCCTGGTCCACCCAGGTTTGTCAGGGACCCCACTCCAGTGAGATGCCTCCTGCTGGCCTCAGAGCTACTGGGCAAGGCCCCCTGGCTCAGCTGATGGATCCAGGGCCTGCTCTCCCAGGGAGCCCAGCCAACAGCCATACCCAGAGGGATGCAAGAGCTAGAGCTGACG GGGGTGGCACTGAAAGCCGACCAGTCCTTCGCTACAGCAAGGAACAGAGGCCAACCACGCTGCCCATCCAGCCCTTCGTGTTCCAGCACCACTTCCCCAAGCAGCTGGCCAAGGCCCGGGCCCTCCACAGCCTTTCCCAGCTCTACAGCCTCTCAGGCTGCAGCCGTACACAGCAGCCTGCCCCACTGGCTGCCCCTGCTGCTCAAGTCTCAGTCCCAGCTCCCTCAGGGGAACCGCAGGCATCCACTCCCCGAGCCACTGGCAGAGGTGCCAGGAAAGCTGGGTCTGAGCCAGAGACCTCTCGGCCATCGCCCCTGGGCAGCTACTCCCCAATCCGGAGTGTTGGCCCCTTTGGGCCCAGCACTGACTCTTCTGCCTCCACTTCGTGCTCCCCTCCCCCAGAGCAGCCCACAGCCACAGAAAGCCTGCCCCCATGGAGCCACTCCTGTCCTCCTGCTGTCCGGCCTGCCACCTCCCAGCAGCCGCAGAAGGAGGATCAGAAGATACTGACCTTGACTGAGTACCGGCTCCATGGAACAGGAAGCTTGCCGCCTCTGGGCTCCTGGCGATCTGGCCTCAGCCGAGCAGAGAGCCTGGCCCGGGGAGGTGGTGAGGGCAGCATGGCCACCAGGCCCAGTAATG CCAACCACCTATCCCCTCAAGCCCTCAAGTGGCGGGAATACAGGAGGAAGAACCCACTAGGGCCACCTGGTTTGTCAGGGAGCCTAGACCGAAGATCACAAGAAGCTTGGCTGGCCCGAAGAAACCCTATCTTTGAGTTCCCTGGCTCCCTCAGTGCTGCCAGCCATCTGAACTGCCGGCTGAATG gCCAAGCAGTGAAGCCGTTACCACTGACCTGCCCTGACTTCCAGGACCCCTTTTCCTTGACGGAGAAGCCTCCAGCTGAGTTTTGTCTGTCCCCAGATGGCAGCTCAGAGGCCATTTCCATTGACCTGCTTCAGAAAAAAG GGCTGGTAAAAGCTGTTAACATCGCTGTGGACCTCATTGTGGCTCATTTTGGCACAAGCCGGGATCCCGGGGTGAAG GCAAAGCTGGGAAACAGTTCTGTGAGCCCCAATGTGGGCCACCTGGTTCTGAAGTACTTGTGCCCTGCCGTCCGCGCCGTGCTGGAGGATGGGCTCAAGGCCTTTGTACTGGACGTCATCATCGGGCAGCGTAAGAACATGCCATGGAGTGTGGTTGAGGCTTCCACACAGCTAG GCCCATCCACCAAGGTCCTGCATGGCCTCTACAACAAAGTCAGCCAATTCCCAGAGCTCACCAGTCATACCATGCGCTTCAACGCCTTCATCCTCGGCCTGCTCAA CATCCGGTCCCTGGAGTTCTGGTTTAATCACCTCTATAACCACGAAG ACATCATCCAGACCCACTACCAGCCCTGGGGCTTCCTGAGTGCAGCTCATACCGTGTGTCCTGGCCTCTTTgaagagctgctgctgctgctacagcCCCTGGCCCTGCTGCCCTTCAGCCTCGACTTGCTGTTCCAGCACCGGCTGCTGCAAAGTgggcagcagcagcggcagcacaAGGAACTGCTGCGGGTGTCCCAGGACCTGCTGCTGTCTGCCCACTCCACACTGCAGCTGGCCCGGGCCCGGGGCCAGGAGGGCCCTGGAGACGTGGACAGGGCAGCCCAAGGGGAGCGGGTGAAGGGTGTGGGTGCCTCAGAaggtggagaagaggaagaagaggagacagaagagGTGGCAGAGGCAGCCGGGGGCTCAGGGCGTGCCAGGTGGGCCCGAGGTGGGCAGGCTGGCTGGTGGTACCAGCTCATGCAGAGCTCCCAGGTCTACATCGATGGCTCCATTGAGGGTTCCAGGTTCCCTCGTggtagcagcaacagcagcagcgaGAAAAAGAAAGGGGCAGGAGGTGGAGGACCTCCCCAGGCTCCACCACCCCGAGAGGGAGTAGTGGAGGGGGCTGAGGCCTGCCCTGCCTCTGAGGAGGCCCTGGGCCGGGAAAGGGGCTGGCCCTTCTGGATGGGGAGCCCCCCTGACTCTGTGCTGGCCGAGCTGAGGCGCAGTCGGGAGAGGGAAGGGCCCGCTGCCCCGCCAGCAGAAAATGAGGAAGGGGCCTCAGAGCCTTCACCTGGAGGCATCAAGTGGGGACACCTCTTTGGCTCCCGAAAAGCCCAGCGGGAGGCCCGGCCCACAAACAG GCTCCCCTCGGACTGGCTGAGCCTGGACAAGTCCATGTTCCAACTAGTGGCGCAGACAGTGGGTTCCCGCCGGGAGCCAGAGCCCAAGGAGAGCCTGCAGGAGCCAcactccccagccctgccctccagTCCTCCGTG TGAGGTGCAGGCACTGTGCCACCACCTGGCCACTGGCCCTGGACAGCTGAGCTTCCACAAAGGAGACATCCTACGAGTGCTGGGGCGAGCTGGAGGAGACTGGCTGCGCTGCAGCCGTGGCCCTGACTCTGGCCTGGTGCCCCTGGCCTACGTGACATTGACCCCAACTCCAAGTCCAACCCCTGGAAGCAGCCAAAACTGA